One window of Paenibacillus albicereus genomic DNA carries:
- a CDS encoding SH3 domain-containing protein, whose product MSTRTTRMKLGSAAAWCGLLLALTTACVAGETNDPPPAVPSEATPAIPYEPTPDAPLLQYDNGELELPVEGATGFAPVKLALTSAADAASSPAGSLEPGTAFLILEENGEWWRVSSEDGKTGWLLHRYSFINLPDVIPSIVYDNTNTYAAKFKSSGKSLPDITDQALYPGKTYNARLSRTEYIVPVLYSMSKKIHQAQQKALAEGNSLKIYEGFRPYQVQVAVVDSLTALAARDPLVKAGINTPPWSIRWFIVNGVSNHQMGYGIDLSLVKWETRLERAYGSFAGTEIQGYEEYEMPSPIHELSRASAVFTAGVDSKSETAWKKATYSSSMSEGAMLLQRYCTEAGLTPLASEWWHFNDLQARDQVADRSSNGAFTLQFILSTPPAGGPGALS is encoded by the coding sequence ATGTCCACGCGTACAACAAGGATGAAGCTTGGCTCGGCAGCAGCATGGTGCGGCTTGCTGCTGGCTTTGACCACAGCCTGCGTTGCCGGCGAGACGAATGATCCGCCGCCTGCCGTTCCCTCCGAGGCGACGCCTGCCATTCCCTACGAACCGACGCCTGATGCGCCTCTTTTGCAATACGATAACGGAGAGCTCGAGCTGCCCGTAGAGGGAGCGACAGGGTTTGCGCCGGTGAAGCTTGCCTTGACCTCCGCAGCGGATGCGGCTTCTTCCCCGGCAGGCAGCTTGGAGCCAGGCACGGCGTTCTTGATTCTGGAAGAGAACGGGGAATGGTGGAGAGTCAGCAGCGAAGACGGCAAGACCGGCTGGTTGCTGCACCGGTACAGTTTTATTAATTTGCCCGATGTTATTCCTTCGATCGTTTATGACAATACCAATACATATGCGGCTAAATTCAAATCATCGGGAAAATCCCTGCCGGATATTACCGACCAAGCTCTGTATCCGGGGAAAACGTACAACGCACGGCTATCCCGAACCGAATACATTGTCCCGGTCCTGTATTCCATGTCCAAAAAAATCCATCAAGCTCAACAAAAGGCCCTTGCAGAGGGGAATTCCCTGAAAATATACGAAGGGTTCAGGCCTTATCAGGTGCAGGTCGCGGTCGTAGACAGTTTAACCGCGCTAGCCGCTCGCGATCCTTTGGTAAAAGCCGGCATCAACACGCCTCCGTGGAGCATTCGCTGGTTCATTGTCAACGGGGTATCCAATCACCAGATGGGCTATGGGATCGATCTCAGTCTGGTGAAGTGGGAGACGAGGCTGGAACGGGCCTACGGCTCCTTTGCCGGAACGGAAATCCAGGGCTATGAGGAGTACGAGATGCCCTCTCCCATCCATGAATTAAGCCGTGCTTCAGCGGTCTTTACCGCAGGCGTCGATTCCAAATCGGAAACGGCATGGAAAAAGGCGACCTATTCGTCTTCCATGAGCGAAGGGGCCATGCTGCTGCAGCGATACTGCACGGAAGCGGGATTGACCCCGCTTGCTTCGGAATGGTGGCATTTTAACGATCTTCAAGCCCGGGATCAGGTCGCGGACCGATCAAGCAACGGGGCCTTTACGTTGCAGTTCATTTTGAGCACGCCGCCTGCTGGCGGCCCCGGAGCTCTTTCGTGA
- a CDS encoding TraX family protein — protein sequence MLENGKELQVKWGSKMLVAERFRLNSTALKLIAILAMFVDHASFYLIPKGTTADIVVHSIGRLAAPIMCYLLAEGYFYTSNRRKYAKRLLWFALLSHFPFVWFFGLEWWQATSVMWSLLMGLIALSVCKNDSMHLLVKLPLLALCCLLAWTADWNFIAVLWIVAFGLFRGNQTLQMLSFAAIGTVFYIVPGLMSMGLDASFRFGIWMAIPIFYLYNGKPGKRSPLMKWGFYVFYPLHLLVLYVLYQWIWNG from the coding sequence TTGCTTGAGAACGGCAAGGAATTACAGGTGAAATGGGGCTCGAAAATGCTGGTAGCAGAACGATTCAGATTAAACTCCACGGCCTTGAAGCTGATCGCCATTTTGGCGATGTTCGTGGACCACGCTTCGTTTTATCTCATTCCGAAGGGCACGACAGCCGACATCGTCGTCCATTCGATCGGACGCTTGGCCGCGCCGATCATGTGCTATCTTCTGGCTGAGGGATATTTCTACACTTCAAATCGGAGGAAATACGCAAAGCGGCTTTTATGGTTCGCGCTCCTCTCCCACTTCCCGTTCGTCTGGTTCTTCGGGCTTGAATGGTGGCAGGCAACAAGCGTGATGTGGAGTCTCTTGATGGGCCTGATCGCGTTATCCGTTTGCAAAAACGACTCCATGCACCTGCTTGTCAAGCTGCCGCTGCTCGCCCTTTGCTGCTTGCTTGCGTGGACAGCCGATTGGAATTTCATCGCGGTGTTATGGATCGTGGCTTTTGGTCTCTTCCGAGGCAACCAGACGCTTCAAATGCTGAGCTTCGCCGCCATCGGAACGGTTTTTTATATTGTTCCGGGCCTAATGAGCATGGGGCTGGATGCTTCGTTCCGCTTTGGCATATGGATGGCCATTCCGATTTTCTATCTGTACAACGGAAAGCCGGGTAAACGATCCCCGCTGATGAAATGGGGGTTCTATGTGTTCTATCCCCTCCACTTGTTGGTTTTATATGTGCTGTACCAATGGATTTGGAATGGGTGA
- a CDS encoding metal-sensing transcriptional repressor, with protein MTTADMNVEDHEQRSIRNPSHDHEHKHRKQIGNRLARIEGHVRSVKEMTLEGRDCSDVLLQIAAIRKALDSAAKLLLKDHLESCVVHAVHNGNEKKTLEDLNKAIDHYIR; from the coding sequence ATGACGACGGCCGACATGAATGTGGAAGATCATGAGCAGCGCAGCATCCGCAATCCATCGCATGACCATGAGCACAAGCATAGAAAGCAAATCGGCAACCGACTGGCCCGGATCGAAGGGCATGTTCGCTCCGTAAAGGAAATGACGCTGGAGGGACGGGATTGCTCCGACGTCCTCCTCCAGATCGCGGCCATTCGAAAGGCGCTGGATAGCGCAGCGAAGCTTCTGCTCAAGGATCATTTGGAGAGCTGCGTGGTTCACGCGGTCCATAACGGGAATGAAAAGAAAACGCTGGAGGACCTGAACAAGGCCATCGATCATTATATTCGATAA
- a CDS encoding MATE family efflux transporter has protein sequence MTTALSTQDARPKQKIKIILALAIPAMVENFLQTIVGFVDTLFVAKLGINEVAAVGVTNAIVAVYIAIFMALSVGTSSLIARSIGAGDWSRAKSIARQSTWMAAVVGLVFGLATLIFAEPLLRLMGADDAVVREGVIYFRIVAGPAIFLSLMTVFGSILRASGDTKTPMKVGLWINLVHIVLDYVLIFGIAGIAGWGIAGAAWATTLVRILGTVMLFLYIRKSKLSFSFRKEATDGSILPLLKLSGPAAAERLIMRFGQVLYFGLIIKIGTDVYAAHVIAGNIEIFSYMPGYGLAIAATTLVGQQFGANRIKDAYQYGWLTTGIAVVFMSFVGLLMFIFSPFAAQWFTQDQSIVDMITVALRIDAFAQPFLAVSLVLAGALQGIGDTKSPMYSTAIGMWFIRVLGVYVLCFQWGMGIAGVWLSIALDLFIRAVYLTVRFKKVMGS, from the coding sequence ATGACGACAGCTTTATCGACCCAAGACGCTCGGCCCAAACAAAAAATAAAAATTATTCTCGCCTTAGCGATCCCCGCCATGGTCGAGAATTTCCTGCAGACGATTGTCGGGTTCGTCGATACGTTGTTCGTGGCGAAGCTCGGCATCAACGAGGTCGCTGCCGTCGGAGTCACCAATGCCATCGTTGCCGTATACATCGCCATTTTCATGGCCTTGAGCGTCGGCACTTCTTCCCTGATCGCACGGAGCATCGGGGCGGGAGATTGGAGCCGAGCCAAGTCCATTGCCCGCCAATCGACCTGGATGGCCGCCGTTGTCGGTCTTGTGTTCGGCTTGGCTACGCTGATCTTCGCCGAGCCGTTGCTTCGCTTGATGGGCGCTGACGATGCTGTCGTAAGAGAAGGGGTGATTTACTTCCGCATTGTCGCCGGCCCCGCCATCTTCCTGTCTTTGATGACTGTTTTCGGCAGCATTCTGCGCGCTTCGGGTGATACCAAGACACCGATGAAAGTAGGACTATGGATCAATCTCGTCCATATCGTGCTGGACTATGTCCTGATCTTCGGCATTGCGGGCATCGCCGGATGGGGAATTGCCGGCGCAGCATGGGCCACGACCCTCGTGCGCATCCTTGGAACGGTCATGCTGTTCCTTTACATTCGAAAATCCAAGCTCTCGTTCTCTTTCCGAAAAGAGGCGACGGATGGGTCCATCCTGCCTCTCTTGAAGCTTTCGGGCCCCGCGGCGGCGGAACGGCTCATCATGCGTTTCGGGCAGGTCCTTTATTTCGGCCTGATAATAAAAATCGGTACGGATGTGTATGCGGCGCATGTCATTGCCGGAAATATTGAAATCTTCTCGTATATGCCGGGATACGGACTCGCCATCGCCGCCACGACCCTAGTCGGACAGCAGTTCGGAGCGAACCGCATCAAGGATGCGTACCAGTACGGCTGGCTTACGACGGGAATCGCCGTCGTCTTCATGTCGTTTGTCGGGCTGCTGATGTTTATTTTCTCTCCCTTTGCCGCACAGTGGTTCACGCAGGACCAATCCATAGTGGACATGATTACCGTCGCGCTGCGCATCGATGCTTTCGCACAGCCTTTTCTGGCCGTAAGCCTCGTTCTGGCGGGGGCTCTGCAAGGAATCGGGGATACAAAGAGCCCCATGTACAGCACGGCAATCGGCATGTGGTTCATTCGGGTGCTGGGCGTCTATGTCTTATGCTTCCAATGGGGAATGGGGATCGCCGGGGTCTGGTTGTCGATTGCCCTGGATCTGTTCATAAGAGCGGTGTATCTGACGGTCCGATTCAAAAAAGTCATGGGCTCTTGA
- a CDS encoding DNA polymerase IV, translating to MERVILLADCQSFYASAEKAAHPEYHDKPVAVGDPSRMNGIVLAACPLAKARGVTTASRVGEALALCPELVVIRPRMQRYIEVSLFITQIFETYTDQVEPYSIDEQFLDVTGSAAYYGGARRTALDIQNHIQLSTGIWSRVGIGPTKILAKMATDNYAKKSPEGVFELSRETLDSTLWTLPVHQMFMVASRMTRHFNRMGLQTIGDIARLEFPEFKRRMRLEMGRQSDIQAGYYWQTARGIDPSPVVSGIRHPLKSVGHGKALRWRMYRCLADIEVVLLELVVEVCQRMRRHGCMGSVVSVSAMETDGERTGGFSRQLTLRQPTSLTHEVAAAVRELFTRHWSGLPVGRLSVTVSGLADDSVMQLTLFEDRDRAYRKEKTIDRIKERFGSDAIMRASSLLEAGVARERAEQIGGHYR from the coding sequence GTGGAGAGAGTGATCCTGCTGGCGGACTGCCAGTCGTTCTATGCTTCGGCGGAAAAGGCGGCGCATCCCGAATATCACGACAAGCCCGTGGCCGTCGGCGACCCGTCGCGGATGAACGGCATCGTGCTGGCGGCGTGCCCGCTCGCCAAGGCGCGCGGCGTGACGACGGCCTCGCGGGTCGGAGAGGCGCTGGCGCTCTGTCCGGAGCTCGTCGTCATCCGGCCGAGGATGCAGCGCTACATCGAGGTGTCGCTGTTCATCACGCAGATTTTCGAGACGTACACGGATCAGGTCGAGCCCTACAGCATCGACGAGCAGTTCCTCGACGTGACGGGATCGGCGGCGTACTACGGCGGAGCGAGGCGGACGGCGCTCGACATCCAGAACCACATCCAGCTGTCGACGGGCATCTGGTCCCGGGTCGGAATCGGGCCGACCAAGATCCTGGCCAAGATGGCCACCGACAACTATGCCAAGAAAAGCCCGGAGGGCGTGTTCGAGCTGAGCCGCGAGACGCTGGATTCGACGCTGTGGACGCTTCCGGTGCACCAGATGTTCATGGTCGCCTCGCGGATGACCCGCCATTTCAACCGGATGGGGCTCCAGACGATCGGCGACATCGCGCGGCTGGAGTTCCCGGAGTTCAAGCGGCGGATGCGGCTCGAGATGGGGCGGCAAAGCGACATCCAGGCCGGCTACTACTGGCAGACGGCGCGCGGCATCGATCCGAGCCCGGTCGTCTCCGGCATCCGCCATCCGCTCAAGTCCGTCGGCCACGGCAAGGCGCTGCGCTGGCGCATGTACCGCTGCCTGGCGGACATCGAGGTCGTGCTGCTCGAGCTGGTCGTCGAGGTGTGCCAGCGCATGCGGCGGCACGGCTGCATGGGATCGGTCGTATCGGTGTCCGCGATGGAGACCGACGGCGAGCGCACGGGCGGCTTCAGCCGCCAGCTGACGCTGAGGCAGCCGACCTCGCTGACGCATGAGGTCGCCGCCGCGGTGCGGGAGCTGTTCACGCGCCACTGGAGCGGGCTGCCGGTCGGCCGGCTGAGCGTGACCGTCTCGGGGCTGGCGGACGACAGCGTCATGCAACTGACGCTGTTCGAGGATCGGGACCGCGCTTACCGCAAGGAAAAGACGATCGACCGCATCAAGGAGCGGTTCGGCTCGGACGCCATCATGCGGGCGTCGTCGCTGCTGGAGGCGGGAGTGGCGCGCGAGCGCGCCGAACAAATTGGGGGGCATTACCGATGA